The following is a genomic window from Prunus persica cultivar Lovell chromosome G7, Prunus_persica_NCBIv2, whole genome shotgun sequence.
gtgCAACCATTTGATTATCATAACAAGACTTCATTGTTTACCTGAAGTACTATGTTCGCCTATTTATTATCATAATTAGAGATCTTCATAAACTTCCATTTGGCTAATTGTTTGTAATAAAGGGGAATTGATCAACAGTTAATGTTCTAAAACATCAACATTAACACGAAAATTTTCACTGTATTTAGGGAAATCTGgagatatataatttagttgtAAGTCTGTGTTGCAGGAGGTTGGCTGTTTACCCAAGTCAAATGATAAATGGAGAGAAGTACATCTCCCTCTACTTGGCAAAAGCGAAGACAAAGAATAATGGTATTATTAACTCTGTGGTGTCAGCTCTTAGGGGGCAGGCGGAGGTTTATGCTACTTTTAGATTGTCTGTATTTGATCACAACCAAAAGAATTACTTTACCGTCGAAGGTAAAGTCTCTGCTACATATTATATGTCTGATTTACAAAAACACCTGATTTGAATGCTGCacatacttatatatatacatacattaaTTGAAGAACATATTCTGGGCGACGTGGGAGCATGTTATCGTTAGGCTCAGCGACGTGTAGATAGCACGCTTTGATACTAACCCACTTAAAATTAATTGGCAATAAATGGAGATGGCGAATAATATTTGTACTCAACTAACTTTGAATTTGTGCGTTGATGTTTGTACAGATAATGCTGGAGCATTAAGCCGATTTGAGAGTGGGACTGAGGTAGGTTTTGCAAAATTTCTTCCCCTTCATACTTTCCAGCGCCATTCAGAGGGATTCATTTCCAATGACTGCTGCACATTTGGGGCCGACGTTTTCGTCTCTACGAATAAAAGGACACTTCACAGGGAATCGCTTTCCCTCGAGACACCTGCCATTCGCAATCGTACTTTCCGTCGTGATTTGGGACAGTTCTCCACACAATTTGACATGGAGTACGCATTTCCACAGTTGATCATTgttggaggaagaaaatggTATGCACAATCATAGTCGAGTATTTTATGCTGTCACACAATTTGACTACCATACAAATGTAGGTTCTTACCCTTAAAAGACtggtattttttctttcttttgactGGGATCAttacctcttcttctttttttctactAATTATGTAGGCAGTTATGTGTTTATCCGAAAGGTTACaggaaagagaagaacaaATCACTATCAGTTTACCTACGATCGGCCGACGATTTGGACACGCTTCCCAGTGTTTATGCAGAATTCAAGGTTCGGGTAATTGATCGAACCCTTAAGACGCACAATACTGAACGGAGAGGTAATTCACTTTacacatatttctttgtcaTCTTCCTAAGTATCTACTACTCATCTAGTCATTGGCCTCACTTGTAATATctctaattttctgtttcagGCAACCACTGGTTCTCGTCCTCAGACTGCATTTCTGGTTGGCCAGATTTTATGCCGTTGCGAACTCTAAAGGGGTTCCTTAAGGGTGATATATTATCTGTTGAAGTTGAAATGCTGGCTGTGTCTACGTCGTTATGAGACAGAGAGATGGTTTCCATCTTTGGAATTGTGTTTGAAGCCCTTTCTGAATTATTGTGTGTCAATTTTATTAGTTACCTTTTAAGTTTTTGGATTGAATATGAATAATCAATAATcaataagaaataataatgttttgttttggaataAAAGTAATTAGCAGAGTGTTTTGTTGTTAGAAATGTGTACCCTGGCTGGTGTATCGCTTGTAATCcacacaaacagatgaaataattttgacaaaaaaatggaaGCAGGTGTATTTTTGTTGGGGTGAGCACTCTAACATAGTTATCAGTTATCTTGGATTCTTCTATGGTgtattctttatttattttcattttgagaaaaatggtAGCAGGTGACCAAACTAGTACCTAATGTCTCTGCTGACACCTGCCATTCGCATGGtagcaaattttgaaaaattaaatatttaatgaattaaaaagtaagtaGGTtcacataaaattaaaaattgaattcctgattttggaggtattcaattcttgggtggaatgtggtattctaattcGTTGAAATTCAACCCATtaggaattcatcttttttaccaattatatccacatacaattttaaaattttaaaatttgtcatATACTTTAACCTAACAACTAAgatattttagtaattagaaCCACTTCAACCCCAATTTCATATGATTTAGTAAGCAATTTCAATAGGAATCCAGAATTTAATTCTCTTCAATccaactcctcctcaatttAATTCCTTATAATCTGATTACAGATTAAAAAACATGCCATTAATGCAAATGAGTAGTATTCAAAACTAGTCATCCAATACAACTTTCTCCAGGGAAGAAACAAACATCCTaaattaattcataaaatgaaaaactcaTTCAATCAATTTATCAAATAACATTGCAAATATGAGCGATTAAGAAGATTTTTAAGAATAAAAATGAGAAATCATTTTCTCACAAAGAACACTCTCTCAGAACACAGAGCCAAACTTTGCGAATATGAATGATTAAGAAGATAAAACTTCAAATCATTACACTAATATTTCTAAACTGATTCTCCATTGAAGCACACGAAAACCTTTAAGTACAGGATGAAATTATTCTCCATTGAAGGGCACTAGGCAAATAAGAGTAAAAACTGCAAATGTTAGGCAGGACGAAATGCAATGCATGTACTAGTCAACTGAGAgtaaaaacttcaaatttttaGAACGAATGCAATGCACGTGTACATGAATGATTTACCTGAATTAAGGACAATTAAGTAAAGTGGGCCCGATATCTATCAAATGTTGGCTACACGAGATTGGTCACGAATttctaaataagaaaactgaCATACAAGAGTATGTCAGAAACTTGAATTCAGGATTGTTTGGAAGCACCCAAAAGTATAATTATAACAAATAATGTGTTCTCCTTTTTAAAGGTTCAATTATTACTATTTGGATAATATACTTTTTCCTGGCCGGTGCATTGTAGTCAAGCCACATGGAAATATATGTACACCTGGCTCTAGTACTATTAATGTGACTTTATGGAGTCTTCTTTTAATTGACTTTCTCTACACTTTCTCCATCTTTATATGTGGCTGTCTTAACTCTGTCCTAATCCACGATCAGTCAGCATTTCTGCAACTGCAATGGCGAAATTTGGTATGTTCTGCTAATATCTGAATTCCCAAGTTTCCTTCTCATAGAATAGAATTAATAATTTGCTTCGTTTTGCCATAAATTTCTTCTGGTTTTGTGAAGATATTCCAGAGATGAGAGAATACAAAAGAGAGTATCCACCAGAGCACTTCATCGTGGAAATAAAGCCATACTCCTTGCTATCAAACACCAAAGCAGAAAAGTACGAGTCTGGTGTCTTTGATGCTGGTGGTTACAGATGGTACGTTGGTTTCTTTacatctcttttcttttctgaaagCTGCTTTGATTATCtgctttcccttttctttctttttttcgtttaaaataaaattgctgATCAAGCTACTGCCTAGCTAATTTCTCAGCCAAATCAATATCATTTTGACTGATATTTCTCAGCTACTGATCTagctaattttattttgatctcAGTTTTAATGGTTAAACTGAATGGTTGAATTTTGTTATGTTTACTGAAATGAAATTAGCCTTATTTTCAAGAGAGACATAAAAAACTGTAATTTGTGTTGCAGGAGGCTGTCATTTTACCCAAATTATGAAACAACAAGTAAGAAGGGTTACATCTCCCTCTTCTTGGTATTAATAGGGAGTGTGTCCGGGAAGCAGTCGCCGGCCGAAGTTTATGCCACTTTTAGATTGTTTTTATACAAGAATACACCCGAAACACAGGAATACTTGACCATAGAAGGTGAAATTCTATGCAACATATCTGATTTATCTGCTCACAGTTGACTTACGTATATGTCTATAGTTATGTATGTACATAAAGTATTTATTATCAAAGTTTCTTTCCCATTAGTTCATACATTATTAGTGATTAAATTACGTTAACAGATGGTTCTGGAAAAGTAAATCACTTTCATGAGGAGATGAGGCCGGAGTTGGGTTTTGCAAAATTTCTTCTCCGTTCGACTTTCGAGAAACGGTCTGAGGGATACGTTTGGGACGATTGCTGCAGAATTGGGGCAGAGGTTTTTGTTCATAAGGGCCAAACGAAAACTCTTGACGAATATCTTCCCCCCCGGGAACTCAAAAATCCAACCTCAAGTGTCCGTAAGTTTAGGTTGGGAAGCATCTCATCAAAACGTGACCCGAAGTGTCTATCTTCAGATAAATTCCATCTTCAAGGAAGAAAATGGTACGTACCTGCAATATGTCTTGCGTATGTATATAAAGAGAACTGTTATTCACACTCCATATAAAAGCAAACATTATTCAATCCTTTATTCGCTATGGAAGTTATATACGGGAATCATTGTAACTTTcttgtgtttatttattttaggaaGTTAAGTGTTTGTCAGAATGGAGAACCAGAGAACAAATCACTATCATTTATGTTAGAATCGAAAGAAGATTGGAAGAGCTTTCCGAGCTTTTATGCGAAATTCAGGGTTCGGGTATTGGATCGAGTCCATGGTAAACATACTACTGAAAAAGAAGGTAATTCCCTTTACACCTCTCTGTTACTAATCTATGTATCAACTCACATTTGTCCTcactggaaaagaaaaaaatgaagtaaGTAATTAAGGCCACGTTTGATATGGAGGGTTAGACTCGGTTATCCTAGACTAGTTACTATTGTTTCACAAGAGAACATTGCTATTGTTTTACATAATTCTCTAAAAATTTGATTCTCTGTTTCAGTTCAACACTGGTTCTGTTCCTCAAACCGCAAAATTGTTTTCCCAGACTTTATGCCGTGGAAAACTCTCCGTGATTCGTCGAAGGGGTTCATTAAGAATGATGTATTAACTGTTGAAGTAGAAATATGCTCGCTATCTGTGGTTGAAGCTCCtagaatattaaaaaaaccattGTCTTCTGATTAAGATAGATGGTTGCAGATCTTTGAATAGTATTCGGAGCCCTTTGAGTATATATGCTGTGCTAGAATTTCTGAGTGGTGTATCcagaatatataaaaattcgTGTGAACTTTATCAGATACTTTTCATGTTTGAATTGTTCACATAAATAAAGGATTAATTTCTTGTGCTAGATACCACACTCTTTTTTAGGTTTTGCATAATTAAGGAAAGACATGATTGTTAATTTCTTGTGCTAGAAACTTTGAGCGGACAAGAACATAACAATTTGGATCCAACCATTGATTTTTACTAAGACTTTGAACTTCAAATCTAACACATCAATCGTGACACTATACTCGACGCTCATGACTAAATGCAGCACAGTTGATATTCACCTTATGAGTACGACATCAGGGGAGGAGGGAAGACAACGAGTGCAAGGATAGATGACTTCGGATCCAGCCCAGTTAACTAAATACTAGCCCAATTAATTACACTCATTAACCTGTGCATTACTTTGGCTATTTGGTCCAAATGAACATGCGTATCCTCAAGGTTGGGAGGATCGATGGGAGTTTTTTGTCAACTTTAAATTGTTTGCTTTAGGTATTTTGCACAAACATGATCATAAATCCAAGAACTCTCTACTGTATTTGATTCATGCACATGTTAAACTATCAAAGCTCCCCCAACCATCATATCCTTGATGCTAACGACTTCTTGGGAGTTCTGGTAACGATGGTGAACATTTCTAGcagggctcaaatccccaatgAGCAGAAAATCATTAAGCTCATCGAAAATTTACTTCAATATACAGATAGACGGTGTTCAATGAGGAAGAATAGAGTTTCACACATAATGCCAATGCATCATGGAAATTTAAACCTAAAATCACTTATGTGCAActctattattttttgggttgactATAACTTATGTTGTAgtcttctctttcctattattttcttttggctggctttttttaaaagcaaactTTATAGTCACTTAACCATTAGACATTAGTATCTTCCAACTTGATTTGCATTGTTTTCTGTCTTTCTCTATGTCGATATACATGTAGTCTTTGTTTAATTGTCCACTTGCTATTTACATAATAATTCTTTTTGGTCCGTGTATTTGAATAAGCCTTATGGTCAAGTCAGCCATTCACATGAACCATGGATCAGTAACTCTTAACCtgatttcctttgtttttggtctttCTTTATCAAGATATATGTGTGCACATGGTTCTAGTACTTTTTTAAATTGATCACTATAAGCAATAGAATGGCTTGTTTGGGAGTGCTTTTGGAATGGCTAAAAGCACATTTTGATAACCAAAAGCGCTTCTGATAGCATTTGATAGAAAAGTTTAGAAGTGCTTTCTGGAGAAGCACCTGCCATATGCTTCTTCAGGTGCTTCTCCAAGAAGCACTCCCAATTGCTTTTTCAGGAAGCACTTcgattttttatgaaattttcaacaactttataataaaaatgctTTTGTTAGAAGCGCTTATGAGCAGAAATCCTTCCTAGAGAAGTAGTCCCAAACGAGCCCGAAGTCTTTTTAGTGTCTTTGTTGACTTTTGACCGCTAGCTTTGACATTTGATTATCAACCATTGACTTGTGTCTCCTCATTTCATTTCTCCTCATTTGCACCTCTAATCACATGACCGTATAGTGCCCTCAAAGATTAACAACATAGCCACAAAACATCTATGATGCCTCAGGTATAAGGATTAGTTTGCACCATTGCAATTTATGAGTTCTAGCTTGACATGTGAGTAAAGACTTTCATGCTGTAACTCATGTGTTGGATCGCGTTCAGTGTATTTGTTCTTTGACAAGCACCTACACACATATCGATGTGTCTCCACACTTAATGACTTGAGACCTTGCCATTTCCTACATATAGAAACGATACTGTGTGTACTAGTCTTTATGGAATATTGACGCCTAATCAATATTCCTATGACCAGGAACATATTTAGGATTTAGGGATGATGAGAAGTCTTCATGTATGCAATCTCATTACATAGCTCTCATATCCAATTGTGTATTCCTTGGACTATGGTTGTTCTACATATTGAAAGATAATATAggatgatttaatgtataaaaTAACATTTCTTGCCTattgataacataatatgttttttttaataaaaaatgtcCTTAACTCTAACTATCACATCAATAGTTGGATTTAAGGGCATATTTTTAACACCGATGGTATCCATCCTTCCTCTTAAAGTTTAACCATTGTTGGCATCATCATTGAAAGAGTAACGATTAGGCTTCTCGTGATTAGTTGGTGGTGGAGGAAGGTATAGATTTTAGGAGGGTGCCGAACATTGTGGAGGGTCGTCAGACCATACTTGGAGTTGAAGTATGCTACCTTAGCGTGAATGGTGGCTTGCCTTATTAGTTCTGCATAAGTATTCCAGGTGTTGTTGTGTATTGAGTAGCGGAAGTTGGACTCATGAAGGCCATTCTTGAAGGTGCCAAAGGTAGCATGATCATTCGTCTCCTAACCCCCCAAGTAGTTGCATACTCCCGGAGAGGTTTGTCTTCATGTTGTTGAATCATATACAAGTCATGTGCCGAATATAACTGATTAGTCTCAATCATGAAATGATCCAAAAAGATGTGCTTCGAATGGTCGAATTTTAGCAACATCGGCACATAGTCACTCCATATCAGTATTTAGGTTAACATCGGCAAGTAGCCTCCTCCTAGAAGATTCTACATGAAGGGTGTTATGTAGGGTGCCAAGACTGGCTTCATTCGGCATGTTAGAATGCGGGTTGCCGAAGAGACGAAAAAGAGTGATAGGTGAAGGAGCCAGCAGAGAAGTGGGATTCATAAGCCGATTCCTACATATGGCTCCAATATGTTGATGTTCAAAATTGGACTCAACTTAAAAGGGATGAAGTATGGTTTCTTCAGCAAGTGATGAAAAGGTGAAGACCTTCGGTAATAACGCCTTCATCAGGAAGACGAATCTACAGAAGATTAACATTAGAAGAAT
Proteins encoded in this region:
- the LOC18771419 gene encoding uncharacterized protein LOC18771419, translated to MKPYRSDSPPLHFKLEINSYSSLLTTLAKKYESKVFEAGGHTWRLAVYPSQMINGEKYISLYLAKAKTKNNGIINSVVSALRGQAEVYATFRLSVFDHNQKNYFTVEDNAGALSRFESGTEVGFAKFLPLHTFQRHSEGFISNDCCTFGADVFVSTNKRTLHRESLSLETPAIRNRTFRRDLGQFSTQFDMEYAFPQLIIVGGRKWQLCVYPKGYRKEKNKSLSVYLRSADDLDTLPSVYAEFKVRVIDRTLKTHNTERRGNHWFSSSDCISGWPDFMPLRTLKGFLKGDILSVEVEMLAVSTFNYYYLDNILFPGRCIVVKPHGNICTPGSISISATAMAKFDIPEMREYKREYPPEHFIVEIKPYSLLSNTKAEKYESGVFDAGGYRWRLSFYPNYETTSKKGYISLFLVLIGSVSGKQSPAEVYATFRLFLYKNTPETQEYLTIEDGSGKVNHFHEEMRPELGFAKFLLRSTFEKRSEGYVWDDCCRIGAEVFVHKGQTKTLDEYLPPRELKNPTSSVRKFRLGSISSKRDPKCLSSDKFHLQGRKWKLSVCQNGEPENKSLSFMLESKEDWKSFPSFYAKFRVRVLDRVHGKHTTEKEVQHWFCSSNRKIVFPDFMPWKTLRDSSKGFIKNDVLTVEVEICSLSVVEAPRILKKPLSSD